The Bacteroidia bacterium genome includes a region encoding these proteins:
- a CDS encoding NUDIX domain-containing protein, with protein MAQYIIYYLDRSFIISNCQLSDNISESNFMKPEDIIKIANDFESDFKKKHFYFFTKDIDTAFTAFQKNFEVIEAAGGLVRNSNKDVLAIFRLGKWDLPKGKIENNESPEEAALREISEECGINGHVLIKKICETYHTYKMNGKKILKKTYWFDFNIDGVPELCPQTIENIEEACWLKLADFKIKLENSYPSIRQVVSEYENI; from the coding sequence ATGGCTCAATATATTATTTATTATTTAGATAGAAGTTTCATTATTTCAAATTGTCAGCTTTCTGATAATATTTCAGAAAGCAATTTCATGAAGCCCGAAGATATAATAAAAATTGCAAATGATTTTGAATCTGATTTCAAAAAAAAGCATTTTTATTTTTTTACTAAGGATATTGACACAGCTTTTACTGCATTTCAAAAGAATTTCGAGGTAATAGAGGCTGCGGGTGGATTGGTAAGAAATTCTAATAAAGATGTTCTTGCAATTTTCAGACTGGGAAAATGGGATTTGCCAAAAGGAAAGATCGAGAATAACGAGTCGCCCGAAGAGGCAGCTTTAAGAGAAATTTCTGAAGAGTGTGGAATTAACGGACATGTACTAATTAAGAAAATTTGTGAGACTTACCATACCTATAAAATGAATGGAAAAAAGATATTAAAAAAAACTTATTGGTTTGATTTTAATATTGATGGTGTACCTGAATTATGTCCGCAAACAATTGAAAATATTGAAGAAGCATGTTGGTTAAAACTAGCAGATTTTAAAATTAAATTAGAAAATTCTTATCCTTCAATAAGACAGGTTGTAAGTGAGTATGAAAATATATAA